A segment of the Streptomyces sp. NBC_00376 genome:
GACGTGTGGCGCGACCCGGTCGAGGTGAAGTCCAGGATCGGCGTGCTCCCGGAGGGGCTGCGGCTCTTCGAGCGGCTCTCGGGGCGCGAACTCCTCGGGTACACCGGCCGCTTGCGCGGGCTGCCGGGCGCCGAGGTCGACAAGCGGGCCACCCAGCTCCTCGATGTGCTCGACCTGGCGGGCGCCCAGCACAAACTGGTCGTCGACTACTCGACCGGCATGCGGAAGAAGATCGGGCTCGCGGCCGCGCTGCTGCACAACCCCGAAGTGCTGTTCCTGGACGAGCCGTTCGAGGGCGTCGACCCGGTCTCGGCGCAGACCATCCGCGAGGTCCTGGAGCGGTACACCCGCTCGGGGGCGACCGTCGTCTTCTCCAGCCATGTGATGGAGCTCGTCGAGTCGCTCTGCGACTGGGTGGCCGTCATGGCGGCCGGCACGATCCGGGCCCAGGGCACCCTGGCCCAGGTACGCGGCGACGCACCCTCGCTGCAGAACGCCTTCCTCGAACTCGTCGGCGCCGGCTCCCGCGCCACCGACGGCTCCCTCGACTGGCTGGACGGCAAGCGATGAGCGTGCTCGACGCCCCCGTGGGGGCCGCCCCCGGCCGGCCCCCGGGCGAGAACCTCGTCCCCGTCTTCGTACGGCTGAAGCTGACCCTGCTGCGCAACGGGCTGCGGCAGTCGGCCGGCCGGCGGGCCGCGTACATCGCCTCCGTCGTCGTCACCCTGCTGTGCGCCGCGGGCCTGCTGCTCGGGCTGACCGCGCTGCACGGGCACGCCCACGTCGCGTCCCTCGTCGTGCTGCTGGCGGGGGTGGCGGCGGTCGGCTGGGCCGTGATGCCGCTGTTCTTCCCCAGCGGTGACGAGACCCTCGACCCGAGCCGGCTGGTGATGCTGCCGCTGCGGCCGCGCCCGCTGGTCTCGGCGCTGCTGGCGTCCTCACTGGTCGGGATCGGTCCGCTGTTCACGCTCTGCCTGGCGGCCGGGTCGGTGTTCGCGGTGGCGCGGGGGGCGGCCGGCGCGGTGTTCGCCGTGGTGGCCGCGCCGCTCGCGCTGCTGGTGTGCGTGGCGCTGGCACGGGCCGTGGCCACGGCCAACACC
Coding sequences within it:
- a CDS encoding ABC transporter ATP-binding protein, which translates into the protein MRDRAETDRTVRADGAEEAGGAGEAKPAVRVQGLWKRFGEQTAVAGIDLELPAGRFIGLVGPNGAGKTTTLSMVTGLLRPDQGKVEVAGHDVWRDPVEVKSRIGVLPEGLRLFERLSGRELLGYTGRLRGLPGAEVDKRATQLLDVLDLAGAQHKLVVDYSTGMRKKIGLAAALLHNPEVLFLDEPFEGVDPVSAQTIREVLERYTRSGATVVFSSHVMELVESLCDWVAVMAAGTIRAQGTLAQVRGDAPSLQNAFLELVGAGSRATDGSLDWLDGKR